The following is a genomic window from Neodiprion virginianus isolate iyNeoVirg1 chromosome 1, iyNeoVirg1.1, whole genome shotgun sequence.
CTTCATTGGAGGCGGTAACATTGCGAGAGCTATTGGCCATGGCATCATTAACAATGGTGAGATTACTTCTCAAGTCACTGACTGTAGATTTAATTCAATAATCAATTTCATATGATTACTAGGCTTAGTGGAAGCTTCGAAACTTCATGTATCAGAGCCAGTTAAATTGTTGCAAGAAAATTGGCGTGAAATGGGTGTAAATATATCCGCCAATAATGCTGAGGTAGTGCAAAAAACAGATACCATATTTCTCCTTGTGAAACCTGGATCTTTGAAAGAGGCAATGGAATCTCTTAAACAAAATTTGGGTTCTTTAaatattggtgaaaaattatttgtttcggTGTTAGCTGGAGTATCGTTGGCAAAACTTGAGGAGGTTCGTGCAATTTCAAGCATGTTTTATTGAatacataatttataaaacCAATATTACACTATGTGGTTTTATCATACATTTGTTTCATCTTACATActtgtataatttgtaaaatatattatttattataaattttttttaggtaaTCTTACCGATTATACCAAAGGCAAAAATAATCAGAACTATGCCAAATATGGCATTAATGGTTGGAGCCGGTGCTACTggtaaagaaatgaaatcaattttagATTGGGCAGGTACATACATAATGCCACAAAAATCGTTCTAATCGAAATATGCCAACATTTACATATTACACCGTTTCGATTGGAAATTGTTTCGAAGCCGTTGAAAGCATTTCATTCTAAACTTAAATTGACTATTGAGTGTATAATTTGGCAGTCCTTGTCTCCCTCAGATGTTAAATCTATAACATTCGGTTTTGAAATCTTTATTTTCCAGCGAGCTGTTAAATCTATTACTACCCTTTCAACATCCGACATGCTCGTAGTAATCtccaaaatttcaaatatgtaCTCGTCCACGCTCAAGTCTTTAAGTCCAACATTTTTACTAAAAACGGGAAATACACGATTTCAAACActaacgaaaaacaaaattttcttgcTGTAATAAGTAGCTGTTTGTAAAACAATTCTACGAATAGGTAAAACCGTTTCCAAATTCTGAATAAACTTACTTGCATATAGGACACTTCCATGACTTAACTTTGTAGTTCAGCATTACATAATATTGCAAATCGAAGCATTGTATATGTTCACAATTACAGCCCCGTGCAGGTATCGTGATCCGAGTCAAACTGAGAGGGCATTTTAGTGGTAGCTGAGAGATCGAGTTGTTACTTATTGTGCACCTGGCATACATTTCACTACACCACGAAGACATGTTGTTCAATCAGTATCTTACCTCCACCTCCATTACTTCCAGCTCCAACGTATCTTGATTAATCTCAGATTGGATTCTGTTATTAGGAGTGTTGGTGCTCAATATTTTCGTTATTCTGGCCatgcttttttctttcgatactATCCCTTCGAGCAAAAGTTTTTCTATACTTTCCTTCCAACTTAACTGATCAAACACTGTTGAATAAAAACGAAAGCACAGATCAATTATACAGAGGAAAAAAACagaacttgaaaatcaattccCAGTATTTTACTTTCAAATATGCGACGCTATTGAACTGTCGACATGCACCTCGACTGAATATAATCcactgtaaaataaaaatcaaaacataGATTATACagaggaaaaataagaaactgaaaatcaaCTCAGTATTTGACCTTTACCTAAACGTTGCAGTGAACTTTTGGTATGACACTCGACTTATCAACTACTCTCTGCTGGTTACCCACTAATGTAGCATAAACACAAAAGGTTAGACAAATTAGACACAGGAAAAAAAGACCCACACCACGCCCAGGTAAATACCTTTACTAACAAGAGTGTAGAACTTTTGTATACTTAATTTGCTACCTAAACTCGCCAGCTACCCAAGTTAGGCAGTGCTGATGGACATACACATACACTGCAGGTTGAACAATaattcttacatttttttttgggcaagtACAATATTCGAGGGGATAGGTGTCGCCATCCCTCGAGACCTTATagttatatttcaatttcagagCATTTAAACTCTATCTGCCCAATCTGATTGATTTTCATAGAAACtgtaaaataaagtaaataacTATTCTGTAGTTGATACGGGTCAATGGACAGTTAATCATAAAGTTCCTTTTTTAGTGTTCGCCTGTGGTCATGGAGCAACAAAGCAAGATGCAGATCTTGTCACAACAATAATGTCAAGTATTGGAATCTGTGAGCAAGTACCGGAAGACCTAATAAATCCTATAACAGGACTCTCTGGTGCTGGCCCAGCTTACGTAAGTCGATCCTTTAgaagtgattttgaaatgCATCAGCTCATATCATATTATGAATAaacttgttttatttattcgcagGTATATGTAATGATTGAGGCGTTAGCTGACGGAGCTGTTAGAATGGGAGTCCCAAGAGATTTGGCCATAAAATTTGCTGGGCAAAGTTTTTATGGTGCTTCTAAAATGCTACTGCAAACTAAAAAACATCCTGGACAACTCAAGGATGAAGTCTGTTCACCAGGTGGTATAACAATTTGTGGAGTACATGCTATTGAAAACGGCGGTGTTAGGTAAGTTTAACTGGAGAAAtggagaaattaaaatttcattcaacttcAGTTCAAATATACCGTATATTTGCTTTTTTGTCTATTATAGAGCAGCACTGATGAATGCTGTTGTAGCAGCTGTACAACGATCATCGGAATTAGACAAAAAATAGATATATGATTCGTTATGGGAAGTTATAAACTTGCTATgcaataatttatatcaaatCCTTTTGCCgaataacaagaaaaataatataaatgatagatgtgtagaaaataaattgatcgaAATTCAAAGATGATTTATAAGATTTCGTGTATCACGTTTTGTCTTGACTTCTTTATTGACAAAGTTAACTGGGAAGTAATAATTTATGGACCAGATCAAATCtgtttatacatacatattaggATCCTccttattttatactttttcgatttttcaccccAAATTAGAAATTTCTGACATTTATAGAGTTTTTGGCAAATATTTAGTCCCGCAAACTGAAACCTTTTAaagagaattttatttattcgtttatttattggGAACGAATTTGGGGGTAGTTTGGTGGAAATTCGAAAAAGTCCAAAATAAGGACCGATCTAGTACATAGATTGATCTGCAATATACTTTTCTAAACATGCCAAACTACGTCGATTTATAGGTGTATTTGATTCACATGAAGTCAAGTCCAGATCCTTTACAGTTAaagtaatataatatttattaatctattgaaattaaatatatttacaatgaCATACAAGGTAATACAAAAGTTGagatatattttcatacgtacatacacagTTCAGTTTGTTTTTGCATATTCTACGCATCGAGATGGATCCGTAGGATAATATTCCTGGCATTTAGTCATTAATCTCTTGAGTGCCTGTATATACTTACGCTGCGTCTCGTCGTTCATCACATGAGCAACatttttggagaaaattttttcacgaccGGTACGAGCATGAATACCAACCATGGTCACACCAATTGGCCAAGGAGAGTTTCCGATAGCCATTTGAAGATATGCATCGCTTGCCTGAAATGAATAGAcacaatttgaaattatccATATTTTCAGCTATATTCACATTATCATTAATCATGGAGAGTCAAGTTGATTCGATGATAAAttaggaaaaatatacgtcaTTAATTCACTTTTCTAAACTAGCATGACATATTTACCAGTATGTAATTGCGCTCAAGAAGGTGTTTAACTATTTCAGTTAAACTGTCAGTAATATCTTCAGGTAGAGActtgtttttcaactttctgAGTAGGGGTTTGAGGTATTCTCGGGTTTGAGCATATGTAGCACTAGCCATTTTTCCTCTAGTGCTATTCTTTTCCATAGCAGCTCTACTGTTCAACTGATTGCCCCACATTTTTACAAGGAATTGTAAAAACTGAGTGATAACATTCATGTCGTATTCCCTGTCCCCACAATTCAGGTTGGCAGACATCTTCTGTATATCGTCATAGGTCACACCTTCATCAGGTACGTGTACATCGCCTTTACCTTCTCCGTCTTGCGGTTTCGACGATTCGAATATTTCATCAAGGTATGCCTGGTCAACCTGTTCCATAGCTTCTTGGAAATCATTACGGAATCCCTGGGAGACAAACGAAGAGCAGTGTTAAAACAACAATAGAAAAACCAACATCAAGCATTCCCTCAGAGAATTTTACATCAACCCCAAAATCATTTACATGGCAATTTTAACTGTATCGttgatttttacttttaacGATTAACTTTCTCATACCTTGTTTACTTCTGGTTCAAGTATTTCCCGTTTTCTTAGTCTTCTGAATGCTTCTAGCTCCGATTCaccaaataataataccgGTTCTCCCCGTTCACGTAATCGTCGTATGACTTCGGGCCTTGACAAGGCTAAATGCTCCTGACCATTGTTCGCTACAGAATCCGCTGAGTGATCGCTGACGTCGGATTTGACCGTGTCCTTTTTGTGTCCATACTTTTCCAAGTATTCTTCTTGTTCCTTTGCTGCTAGTTCTCCACGGCGAAAGTATTTCTTATTGTTATGCTGTATCGGGATCATATGACaatcgttaaaattttagGTTATTCTACATTCACCTGAAAACTGCATGTAATCGATTTACAGAAGATACGAAGAATACGGTTCATATAATGACTGCAAATCTAAGGACTTACTTCTCACCTACCAAAATATTACTGTCCTCCAgctgtttcctttttttcattatttctgcCTTCAAAATATCCATCGCAAACGATTTGTGCGATAGATTTGTGGGGCAATGtgaattgttttgaaatttttcttattattatgtttatttataagcAGATGTGCAATATATGGTTTTAAAACATtgcaaattttctaaaaattgttttagaaacgtaataatcaaaaatcaaaacagaACAATTACAACTTCTTGGctatttctgtttttcacgAAACAGCTGATTTGCTGATTTAGTTTGTCTAAATCTTAAAGAGATGGCGTAAGCGAACTACGTTCATTGTTTATGGATAGGGCGAAACAAAGTTATTTTCTTATAGCACTAGATGGCAGGATAGCATAATGAGCAAGTAAATCGACAAGGAGCAAAACATAATATCATATGAAACTGTCGCACACGTATTTCGTAAGTAGGTATAGCGACTTGCCAGTTTTTTTCGAAATGTAAATAACTGAAAGTAGAAAGTTGAAATGGAATATCGATGTACAGACTACATTTTTAGGAGTTATTTATTATCCTAAGCCAAAATTTGACCGACAGAATTGGCCAGTGTAGCTGTACGTACGCTGCGCGCATCTGGCCGTATAATTTCAATCGACGGGAAATCCGTTCGTTGGTTCGGCTATGACaagtgaaacaaaataatagtTTGACCATCATCAATGATATATTTGCCGGTAAAAATGTGACTTCAgaactatttatttatttatgccCAAACAGTCGTgcgtttattatttttctgcaGTACGACAAAAATAAGAGGCAATCAGACACGCGACGTCTCAAGAATAGTGCGTACGCGGTTTACTGAATGCCTCTGATAATTTCTATAAAGTTTGTCAGCATACATTTTCTACAACATAATCAGGTGGAAAAAACTAACTGGCCATGCCCTGTCGTGTCTTTGATTCGTCATAATATAACAGGCGACGAAGTGAAGTACGCTGAGTATTGAAAACAATCGGCGATCGGACGCGACGCTCCGAGGTGTGTAGATTGATCGGCAGGTATGCgacatacgtacatacgtcgtgctttaattatttgttaatAAAATGCAGCGTGCAGAATCGAATGGGCCGACGTTTTAAGTCATGGAAAAAGTCGTGTTCATTTGTGAGAATAAGTTTCTATATTTTCTATCAATCGAACGACTGGGTTGGTTGTTTGTTGGTAAACATAACCGGGTCAGGTTTACTACGcgttttaatattttgatacGCCGCGGCGTCGCGGCTGCGATCGTGTTTTGTTACAGTTACGATCGCATTTTGTCACGGGTGCGATTGTGTTTTGTCGCGTTCGTTTGAAATGTTCGTTGGAATCTCGAATGTTCAGTACTTGAATTTGTTCGACGATAATGCCGATTGTATTATCCGTATTTGCCGTTACTGGAATCCGTTGCAAAGTGTACGTGGCGCGTGTGGATGTACGTTTAAAAGCGAATTGACGCCGATGGTATTGTTTTGTGGCGGAATGGACCAGAAGCATCGAAAGTCGTAAGTCAACAACGCCAACCAACGCCACAACGCCAACAGCATGTGGTTGCTTCCAAGTTCCATGAGCGACAAGGGTGAGTCACGTTTTTTCGTAGGTATAAGTACTCGATTTTAATTAACAGGAATCTCGCGATGATCGACACGTGCTGTGGCGTTAATTATTGCAGCAACATGTTGCGGCT
Proteins encoded in this region:
- the LOC124308110 gene encoding pre-mRNA-splicing factor 18 translates to MDILKAEIMKKRKQLEDSNILHNNKKYFRRGELAAKEQEEYLEKYGHKKDTVKSDVSDHSADSVANNGQEHLALSRPEVIRRLRERGEPVLLFGESELEAFRRLRKREILEPEVNKGFRNDFQEAMEQVDQAYLDEIFESSKPQDGEGKGDVHVPDEGVTYDDIQKMSANLNCGDREYDMNVITQFLQFLVKMWGNQLNSRAAMEKNSTRGKMASATYAQTREYLKPLLRKLKNKSLPEDITDSLTEIVKHLLERNYILASDAYLQMAIGNSPWPIGVTMVGIHARTGREKIFSKNVAHVMNDETQRKYIQALKRLMTKCQEYYPTDPSRCVEYAKTN
- the LOC124308157 gene encoding zinc finger MIZ domain-containing protein 2-like isoform X1 → MFDQLSWKESIEKLLLEGIVSKEKSMARITKILSTNTPNNRIQSEINQDTLELEVMEVELPLKCPLSLTRITIPARGCNCEHIQCFDLQYYVMLNYKVKSWKCPICNKNVGLKDLSVDEYIFEILEITTSMSDVERVVIDLTARWKIKISKPNVIDLTSEGDKDCQIIHSIVNLSLE
- the LOC124308117 gene encoding pyrroline-5-carboxylate reductase 1, mitochondrial isoform X2 — translated: MESTVECISATLKKDIGFIGGGNIARAIGHGIINNGLVEASKLHVSEPVKLLQENWREMGVNISANNAEVVQKTDTIFLLVKPGSLKEAMESLKQNLGSLNIGEKLFVSVLAGVSLAKLEEVILPIIPKAKIIRTMPNMALMVGAGATVFACGHGATKQDADLVTTIMSSIGICEQVPEDLINPITGLSGAGPAYVYVMIEALADGAVRMGVPRDLAIKFAGQSFYGASKMLLQTKKHPGQLKDEVCSPGGITICGVHAIENGGVRAALMNAVVAAVQRSSELDKK
- the LOC124308157 gene encoding zinc finger MIZ domain-containing protein 2-like isoform X2 codes for the protein MARITKILSTNTPNNRIQSEINQDTLELEVMEVELPLKCPLSLTRITIPARGCNCEHIQCFDLQYYVMLNYKVKSWKCPICNKNVGLKDLSVDEYIFEILEITTSMSDVERVVIDLTARWKIKISKPNVIDLTSEGDKDCQIIHSIVNLSLE
- the LOC124308117 gene encoding pyrroline-5-carboxylate reductase isoform X1 produces the protein MESTVECISVLFCVATLKKDIGFIGGGNIARAIGHGIINNGLVEASKLHVSEPVKLLQENWREMGVNISANNAEVVQKTDTIFLLVKPGSLKEAMESLKQNLGSLNIGEKLFVSVLAGVSLAKLEEVILPIIPKAKIIRTMPNMALMVGAGATVFACGHGATKQDADLVTTIMSSIGICEQVPEDLINPITGLSGAGPAYVYVMIEALADGAVRMGVPRDLAIKFAGQSFYGASKMLLQTKKHPGQLKDEVCSPGGITICGVHAIENGGVRAALMNAVVAAVQRSSELDKK